In the genome of Abyssalbus ytuae, the window ATTTATTATTGACCGGATACGTCATTTAGTGATTCAATAAAGGCTATCAATTCTTTTTTTTCTGTTTGAGTTAGGTCCAGTTTATCAGGAGGTAAGGTTTGGTTAGTTACCTTTAATCCCATACCTGCCCCACCACCTTCATTGTAAAAGTCAATAACCTCTTCAAGTGTATCATAAGCACCATTATGAAAATATGGAGCAGTTAATGATGCATTCCTGATGGTTGTAGTTTTAAATGATTTTTCATAAATCCATTGTTTTTCACTATTTACCTGATTATTAAAACGACCTTCATCTGTATCAACAATTTTTACAGAAGCGTCAGGATCCTGCAAAACGCCAAGAATTTCACTTTCGTTTTCATTGTAGAAAGGAGGAACTAATCCGGAAAAAGTAGGGGCAAAATGACAAGTAGCACAATTTGCTTTCCCCATAAACAGGTTAAAACCGTTTTGTGCTTCTTTACTTAACCCTTTGTTTTCATTACGTACATATTTATCAAAAGTACTATCAAATGATTGCAAAGAAAGCACATATGATGCCAACGCCTTTACAAACCGTTCCCGGTTTATTGTTTTATTCCCAAAGGCTTTTTTAAAATATTTGGAATACTCCGGATCTTCTTCTAATTTTTTTATAATGGAGGTGTAGGCGGTATTAAATTCCTGCTTGTTAAAAATTACATGTTCAGCTTGTTGTTCTAATGTAAAAGCACGTAAATCATAAAAATATCTGTCGGCATATACAGCATTTAACAGAGTAGGAGCATTTCTCATTACACTTATTCCCTGTACATTGCTTACTGATTTGGAAATATGATCGGTAAATGTTTTTTCCGGTTGGTGGCATGAAGCACAACTCATTTTTTCATTGTTACTCAAAATCGGATCGTAAAACAACTTCTTACCTAATTTTCTAAGTACACGGGAGTCTTCACTTTCTTT includes:
- a CDS encoding cytochrome-c peroxidase, whose translation is MQTLNPYKLIYAFLVISAVTFIFSSFKTQNPGKTQSGLIYDYLKDFHQQTILLDKRAQAYKLKNIPQDSLKEALLKTRKSYKQTEFYLAYYYPEYISSHINGAPLLHVETEGNLSSVLNPEGLQVLDEIIFSGDAEKERNQIAILTKRLRTNYEMLYNKLIVKEIHIDINAFRLQLVRIFTMGITGFDTPGSINALPEAEASLAAMKSIFEASYHSSQIVNLFEKAIKSIEGKTKTHFEEFDRLNFLKKYIDPLYNQLAVFQSDKNDNTLKFLSSWNPESNSIFSKNFLNPYKFTQLKESEDSRVLRKLGKKLFYDPILSNNEKMSCASCHQPEKTFTDHISKSVSNVQGISVMRNAPTLLNAVYADRYFYDLRAFTLEQQAEHVIFNKQEFNTAYTSIIKKLEEDPEYSKYFKKAFGNKTINRERFVKALASYVLSLQSFDSTFDKYVRNENKGLSKEAQNGFNLFMGKANCATCHFAPTFSGLVPPFYNENESEILGVLQDPDASVKIVDTDEGRFNNQVNSEKQWIYEKSFKTTTIRNASLTAPYFHNGAYDTLEEVIDFYNEGGGAGMGLKVTNQTLPPDKLDLTQTEKKELIAFIESLNDVSGQ